From Thermoleophilum album:
ACCTGTGGCTGCTGGCGCGGCGACCGCGCCCGCAATGGGTGACAGTCGCCGCGCTCGTGTCGGGCTGCGCACTGGTCGCAGCGGCGGTCGCGAACGACAGCGGGGCAAGCGCCTACGCGCTCTTCTTCGTCTGGCTGGTGATAGAGGCCGCGCTGCTGCTGCCGCCCACGGCCGCATTCGCGTATTTCACCCTGACGGCCGCTGCGTACGCGCTCGCTCTGGCCCTCGCACCGCACACGGGTAGCGAGGCGCAGCGCTGGCTTTTGACCGTCGGCACGAGCGGGGTCGCCGGCTTCGTGGTGGGCCATTTGCGCGAGCGCACGCTGGCCGCGACAGCGCACCTGTCCGCCGCTGCCAACACCGACGCCCTTACCGGGCTGCTCAACCGCCGGGGCTTCGACGGTGTGCTCGAGCGCGAGCTCGAGCGCGCGCAGCGCAGTGGTCGTCCCTTGAGCATTGCGCTCGGCGACGTAGATGGCTTGAAGGCAATCAACGATAGCCTCGGCCACCATGTCGGCGACCGCGCGATCGTCGCCGTCGCACGTCTACTCGCTGCCGCGACACGCACGATCGACGTCTCGGCACGCTTCGGCGGCGACGAGTTCGCGCTCGTTCTGCCCGAGGCCGACGCCGACGGCGCGCGGGCGCTCGCCGAGCGCGTGCGCAAGGAGGTAGCCGGCTCGTCCCTCGTGCCCGCGGGGGTGACGATCAGTTTCGGGGTGGCCGAGGCGAGCGCCGGGCGGGCCACCGCCGAGGCGCTGCTGCGCGCCGCAGACGGAGCGCTCTACGGCGCGAAGGCGGCGGGCGGCGACAGGACCGCCGTCGCCGACCCCCCAGCCGGCGACGGGTCCGCGCCACCTGTTACAAAGTAGTCACAAAGTCGCGAAGTTCGGTAGCGTTCCGAACGCAAGCGAAGCGCCCGAGCGCGCGCACTCACCAGGCCACACGCTCCGGCGGTTCGCTGCCATCTCTCGAAGCCATGCAGAACGGGTACAGCAACGATGACCGACCCATCACCCCTGAACCCTGCGGGCGCAGGGCTCACGCTGGTGGGTGCGATGCTTCTGTTCGCAGCGCTCGGGTTGGGCGTCGGGGAGATTGTCGGTGCCCCCGTCCTCGTCGGGCTCGTCGGTCTATTCGCAGGCGCGGTGGTCGGGGTAGCGCTTGTCCGCGCACGCTTTAGGGATCTCTGAGCCGATGGCTGCCGCCCCGACAAGTCGCCTCGTCGAGCTCCTCGACCTCGCCGTGCTGGCAGCCGCGGTGTCGGTTGCCGCGCTCGTCGGCGCTCCCGCGCTCGGCATCGCCATCGGCAGCGGCGTGTGGGTCGCGCAGCGCGTCGCCGGCGATCTCACGGCGCGGCGGGCGCTCGCTCTCGGGCGAGCCAAGGCCGGTCTCGGCATTCTCGCCGCAGGACTTCTGCTGCGCGCCTGGATGGTCGCCTTCGGTCTGCTCGCGGCGGGCGTGATCGACCGCCGCGCCGGCCTCGTCGCGGCGCTGCTCGTCGCGCTAGCCGTCAACGCGCGTTTGGCGGTCGAGCTGCCGAGGCGGTTGCGCGGCGTGAAAGTGGAGGCAGCACGGTGAGCGCGGCGGTTCGCGCGATGAGCGTGCGCGCCAAGGTCATGCTCGGCCTCGGCATCTACCTCGCCGTCACGGTCGCGCTGCTGCTGCTCTTCCCGTCCGAGGGCAAGAACGAAAGCTTTAAACCGGTCGAGGAGTTCCGCCTCGACCCGTGGGTCGAGATCAAGGTCGCCGGCATCGATCTGAGCATCAACAAGGCGGTGCTCTACCTGGTGATCTCGTGCCTTTTGACGGTCGCCTTCATGACCTGGATCGCGCGCCGCATGCAGGCGCGGCCGAACCGTGTGCAGGCAGCGGTAGAGGCGCTCTACGACCTCACCTACACGACGATCGCGCGCCAGAACATGTCGCCGCAGATGGCTGCGCGCTGGTTCCCGTTCGTCGGTGCCCTCTTCTTCTTCATCTGGGTTTCGAACCTCGTTGGTTACATCCCGCTGCCGATCAACACCCACGCCACGGTCGCAGTCTTCGGTATCGAGTTCCCGGCGTTCGCGATCTACGCCGCCACCGCCAACCTCTCCGTGCCGCTGGTGCTCGCGGCGGTCGTTTGGCTCTCGTACCACCTCGAGGGGATCCGCGAGAAGGGGCTGGCTGCGTACCTGTCTTCCTGGATTCCCTCCGGGACGCCGGCGGCGATGCGCCCGATGATGTTCGCGATCGAGCTGATCTCGCACTCGGTGCGGTTGATCTCGCTTTCGGTCCGGCTCTTCGCGAACATGCTCGCCGGCCACCTGATGATCCTGTTCATGGCCGGCGGTCTGGCGGTGCTGCTCGGCGTCGCCGCGATCGCCTGGGTGACGCTGCCGCTCGCGGTCTTCTTCTTCGTCTTCGAGGTCGTCCTAGTGGCGACGCTGCAGGCGTTCATCTTCGCCACGCTCACGTCCATCTACTTCGGCGAGGCAACCGCCGAGGGTCACTGAAAGGAAGGAGGACAGCTTGATCGCCGATCTGCTTCTGCCCCTGGCCGAGGTCAGCGACTCCGGTCTCAAGTCGATCGCGCTCGGTGTCGGCGCCGGTCTCGGTTCGCTCGGCGTCGGTATCGGTCTCGGCATCATGTTCGGCCGCGTGATCGAGGCGGTCGCGCGCCAGCCCGAGCTGCGTCAGGAGATCACGAGCATCCAGTGGCTCGCGTTCGCGCTGATCGAGGCGGTGGTCTTCTACGCAGCGATCTTCGGATTGATCGCGTTCTTCCTGTGAGCAGGTGATCGGGCCGATCGACATCAGTTCGCTCGCGCTGCCGCTCGCCGCTGAAGGCGGCGGCGACTCGAGCTTCCTGATCTCGCCCAGCGTCGGGCTGATGATCTGGACGCTCGTCGCCTTTGGCGTCACGCTCTGGCTGCTCAACCGCTACGCGTTTCCGCAGATCGCGCAGGCGCTCGACCGGCGCCGACGCGAGATCGAGGAGTCGCTCGAGCGCGCCGAGCGGGCCAAGCGCGAGGCCGACGCCCTCGTCGAGGAGTACCGCGCGCGTCTGCGCGAGGCGCGCGAACAGGCCGAGGACATCCTCGTGCGGGCACAGCGGGCGGCCGAGGAAGAGGTCGACCGCGCGCGCGAGGAAGGCCGCAAACAGCGCGAGGAGCTGCTCGCTGCGGCGCGCCGTGACATCGAAGCGGAAACGCGGCGCGCGCTCGACCAGATCCGCCGCGAGGTCGCCGAGCTCACGGTCGAGGTGACCGAGAAGATCACCCGGCGCTCGCTGACCCCGGACGACCACAAGCGGATGATCGAGGACGCTTTGCGCGAGCTCGACTTCGCGGCCCTGGCCCCGCAGGGCGGTAGCGCGGGCGAAGGCGGGACGAACGCGAGCGGGAGGTAGCGGAGGCGTGGACGAGCTCGCTCGCAACTACGCCCGCGCGCTCTTCGAGTCGGCGCGCGACGCGGGCGTGCTCGACCGTATCCGCGACGAGCTCGAAGCGCTGGCGCGCGGGCTGCGCGAGAGTCGCGAGCTGCGGCTCTTCTTCAACTCGCCGTACTTCTCGCGCGACGAGAAGCGTGCCGGTGTTCGCAAGGTCGTGCACGGCGCCGACGAGCGTCTCGTGCGCTTCCTCGAGCTGCTCGCCGAGCGCCACCGCTTCCCGCTGCTCGACCGCATCCGCCGCGAGTTCGACCGCTTGTGGGCCGAGCACAACCGCCTGCTCGACGTCGAGGTGGCTGCAGCGATCGAACTCGACGAGGGGCTTGTGCGCGAAATCGGCCAGCGCATCGAGCAGCAGACGGGACGGCGTGTGCGTCTGGCGCGCCGCGTCGATCCCGAGCTGATCGGGGGACTCGTAGTGCGCGTCGGCAACGTCGTGCTCGACGCGAGCGTCCGCAACCGTTTGGAGAGACTGAAGCGAGAGGTGGCTTCCGCCGCCTAGGAGGGGACTTCCAGCCGATGCAGATCCAGATCCGACCCGACGAGATAACGAGCATCCTGCGCAGCCGTATCGAGGGGCTCGAAGGCTCCGCCGCCGAGCTCGCCGAGGTCGGTACGGTCATCTCGGTCGCCGACGGCATCTGTCGTATCCACGGCCTCGACGACTGCATGTCGATGGAGCTTCTCGAGCTCCCGCACGGCGTCACCGGTCTGGCGCTGAACCTCGAGTCCGACAACGTCGGTGCCGTGCTCTTCGGTCCCTGGGACCGCATCGAGGAGGGCGACCAGGTCAAGCGCACCCGCCGGCTGCTCGAGGTGCCGGTGGGTGACGCACTGCTCGGCCGCATCGTCGACCCGCTCGGTCGTCCCCTCGACGGCAAAGGCGATGTCCACACCACCGAAACGCGACCGGCCGAGTTCAAAGCGCCAGGCGTCGTTCAGCGCCAGCCGGTCAAGGAGCCGATGCTCACCGGCATCAAGGCGATCGACGCGATGACGAACGTCGGCCGCGGCCAGCGCGAGCTGATCATCGGCGACCGCCAGACCGGCAAGACGTCGATCTGCATCGACACGATCATCAACAACAAGGACAAGGACCTGATCTGCGTTTACGTCGCGATCGGGCAGCGGATGGCGACGGTCGTCGATGTGGCACAGCAGCTCGAGGAGCACGGCGCGCTCGAGCACACGATCATCGTCGCCGCCCCGGCCGACGAGGCGGCGCCGATCAAGTACCTCGCGCCGTACGCCGGCTGCGCGATGGCCGAGCACTACCTCTACTCCGGCCGTCACGCGCTCGTCATCTACGACGACCTCACCAAGCACGCCTACGCCTACCGGCAGATGTCGCTGCTACTGCGCCGTCCGCCCGGCCGCGAGGCGTACCCCGGCGACGTCTTCTATCTGCACTCGCGGCTGCTCGAGCGGGCGGTGAAGCTCTCCGACGAGCTGGGCGGCGGTTCGCTCACTGCTCTGCCGATCATCGAAACGCAGGCTGGCGACGTGTCGGCGTACATCCCGACCAACGTCATCTCGATCACCGACGGCCAGATCTACCTCGAGGCCGACCTGTTCCGCGCCGGTGTTCGCCCGGCGATCAACGTTGGAATTTCGGTGTCGCGCGTCGGCGGTTCGGCACAGACCTTGCCGATGAAGAAGGTCGCCGGTCGCCTGCGTCTCGAGCTGTCGCAGTACCGCGAGCTCGAAGCCTTCGCCCAGTTCGGGTCCGAGCTCGACCCCGAAACACAGCGCACGCTGGCGCGCGGCGAGCGCCTGGTCGAGACGCTCAAACAGGGCGAGCGCGAGCCGTGGGCGGTTGAGGACCAGGTCGCAGCGATTTATTCCGGTACCGGCGGCTGGCTCGACCGCATCAAGACCGAGCGGGTGCAGGAGTTCCACCGCTTCCTGTTGGCGCGGCTCCACGCCGAGAACAAGGACCTCATGGAGCGCATCGCCGCCGGCCAGTGGGACGACGAGATCGAGGCGCAGCTCGGGCGTGCGATCGCCGACGCGATCGACGATTTCGGCCCCGACTTCGACGCCGAGGGCAACCCGCTGGCAGAAGGCGAGTCCGATCGCATCCGCTCCGAGGAGGAGCGCGCGCGGCCGGGTCGCACCGCCGAGGCGCAAGCGGCGACCGAGGCTGCCTGATTAAGCGGTACGGGATTTAGGGAGCAAGCGCTGACGAAGACGGCAAGTGGCATCGCTACGTGACATCCGGCGCCGCATCCAGTCGGTGCGCAACGTGCGCAAGATCACGCGCGCGATGGAGATGGTGGCGGCCGCGCGTCTGCGCCGTGCCGAGCAGCGCATCGCCGCACTGCGACCCTACGCCGACGCGCTGCGGACGATGACGCGTCGCGCTGCCGAGGCCGCCGAGCGGCTGCCGTCGCTGCCGATCCTTGAGCCGCGCGAACGGGTCGAGCGTGTCGCGCTTCTGCTCGTCACCGGCGACCGTGGCCTGGCTGGTCCCTTCAACTCGCAGATTCTCCGTGCCGGCCAGGTGCGTGCGCGCGAGTGGCGGAGCGAGGGCGCTGCTGTCGAGTGGCACGTCGTCGGCCGCCGCGGTGCCTCGTCGCTGCGCTTTCGCGGTGTCGAACTGGCGGGCGAGTACACGGGCTTCACTGACCGCCCGTCGTACGCCGACGCCCGTAACATCGCCGACGAGCTCACGGCTGCTTTCGTCGACGGTCGCGTCGATCGCGTCGAGGTGATCTACAACCACTACATCTCGCCGCTGCGCCAGCTCGTGCGCCGCGACACGCTGCTCCCGCTCCAGCAGGCCGAGGTCGTTGGGGCGTTCGACGGCAGCTCTGGTGAGGGCGCCGACCAAGCCGACGGCGAGGCAGTGACTGGAGTCAAGCCGCTGTGGTTGTACCAGCCCGAGCCCGAGGAGATCCTTGCGCGGCTTGTGCCCGACTACGTCGAGGTTTCGATCTTCCGGGCGCTGCTCGAGTCCGCAGCCTCCGAGCACGGGGCGCGGATGACAGCGATGCGCAACGCGTCCGAGAACGCCGCGGAGTTGATCGACAAGCTCACGCTGCAAGCCAACCGCCAGCGGCAGGCGGAGATCACGCAGGAGATCATGGAGGTCGTCGCGGGCGCCGAGGCGCTCGAGTAAGCAAGGGGAGACGTCAGGTGGAAGCAGGTATCGAGAAGACGGTGGCAGAACGGCAGTCGAACGGCACGCAGAACGCCGGGGAGAACGTCGGCCGCGTCGAGGAGGTGCGCGGCGTGGTGATCGAGGCCGTCTTCCCCGAGCGTCTGCCCGAGATCTACAACGCGCTCGAGCTCGAGATCGAGGTCGAGGGCGAGAAGCGGCGGCTCGTCGCCGAGGTGCAGCAGCACGTCGGTGACGATCGCGTACGCGCCGTGGCAATGGACTCTACCGACGGCCTGTCCCGCGGTGCCGAAGTGCGCGACACGGGCGGGCCGATCACCGTCCCAGTTGGAAAGGCCACCCTCGGCCGGATCTTCAACCTCCTCGGCGAGCCGATCGACGAGGGTCCGCCGGTGGAGGCCGAGGAGCGCTGGCCGATCCACCGCCCGGCGCCGAGCGTCGAGAACCTCACGCCGACGCGCGAGGTGTTCGAGACGGGCATCAAGGTCATCGACCTGCTCGCGCCCTACGCCAAGGGCGGAAAGGTCGGTCTCTTCGGCGGCGCCGGCGTCGGTAAGACCGTCCTGATCCAGGAGCTGATCCGCAACATCGCCGAAGAGCACGAGGGTCTGTCGGCTTTCTGCGGTGTCGGCGAGCGCACGCGCGAGGGCAACGACCTCTGGCTCGAGATGAAGGAGTCGGGCGTGCTCGACAAGACGATCCTCGTCTTCGGGCAGATGAACGAGCCGCCTGGCGCGCGCATGCGCGTCGCCCTCTCCGGTCTGACGATGGCCGAGTACTTCCGTGAGACCACCGGCCAGGACGTGCTGCTGTTCATCGACAACATCTTCCGCTTCGTCCAGGCCGGTTCCGAGGTCTCGGCGCTGCTCGGACGGATGCCCTCGCAGGTCGGCTACCAGCCGACGCTCGAGACCGAGATGGGTCAGCTCCAGGAGCGCATCACCTCGACCCGCAAGGGATCGGTGACCTCGGTGCAGGCGATCTACGTGCCCGCCGACGACCTAACCGACCCCGCACCGGCCTCGGTGTTCGCGCACCTCAACGCGACGACGGTGTTGTCGCGCTCGATCGCCGAGAAGGGCATCTACCCGGCGGTCGACCCGCTCGACTCGACCTCGACGATCCTCAAGCCCGAGATCGTCGGCGAAGAACACTTCCGGGTCGCCAACCAGGTGCGCCAGATTCTGCAGCGCTACAAGGAGCTGCAGGACATCATCGCGATCCTCGGTATCGACGAGCTCTCCGACGAAGACAAGCTCACGGTGCAGCGGGCGCGCAAGATCGAGCGCTTCCTCTCGCAGCCGTTCTTCGTCGCCGAGCAGTTCACCGGCACACCCGGCCGCTACGTCAAGATCGAGGACACCGTGCGCTCGTTCAAGGAGATCATCGAGGGCAAGCACGACGAGATCCCCGAGCGTGCCTTCTACATGAAGGGGACGATCGAGGAAGTGATCGCCGACGCCCGCGACGCCCGCGAGCGCGAGGAGGCGGAGCGGCGCAAGCGCGGCGAAGATGCCTGAGGGCGCAGCGACCACCGCTGTTAAAAGCACGGGCGACAACGTGGGAAGGGCGGTGTAGCAGGTGGCCCACCAGAAGTTCAGGGCGCGCGTTCTGACTCCCGAGGGAGAGGCCTTCGCTGGCGAAGTCGAGATGGTGTCGACACGTACCGCGACCGGCGTAGTCGGCATCCTCGCCCGTCACCAGCCGCTGCTCGCGATCCTCGAGCCGACCGAGCTGCGCCTCTACCGCACAGAGAGCGAGATCGAGCGCTTCGCCCAGGCCGAGGGGTATCTGCAGGTCGCCGAGGGCGAGGCGCTGATCCTCGTCGAGGAGGCGCACCGTCCCGAGGACCTCGATCGCTCCGAGCTCGAGCAGCGGTTGCGCGAAGCGCGTGAACGCTACGAACAGGCAGCCGACGGCAGCGAGGAGCAACGGCGCGCGCAGCGGGCGGTACGGCGTCTCGAGGCGTTTCTCGAAGTCGTTACGGCCTGAGTGGGTGGCGCCGCTCGGGGTGGTCGTCAGAGACGGGCATGCGTGATCTCACCGCAGAGGAGGTCCGCGTACTCGGCTGCTTGATCGAGAAGCAGCGGACGACACCCGATCAGTATCCGCTGACGCTCAACGCGCTTCGTAACGCCTGCAACCAGACGACCAACCGCGATCCGGTCGTCGACTACAGCGAGGACACGATTCGCCGCGCGCTCGAGCGTCTCATACACCGCGGCTGGGTACGCAACGCGAGCTGGGCGGGCAGCCGGGCGATGAAGTACCGGCACCTGCTCGACCAGCAGCTGAACCTCGACGAGCGCTCGCTCGCTCTGCTTGCCGTGCTGATGCTGCGCGGACCCCAAACGGCGGCCGAGCTCCGCCAGCGAAGCGAGCGCTTGTACCGCTTCGCATCACCAGAAGAGGTCGAGCAGGTGCTCGCCGAGCTGGCGGCGCGCGATCTCGTCGCGCAGCTTCCGCGCCGTGCCGGAGAAAGGGGCCGGCGCTACGTGCATCTGCTCAGCGCTCAGTTCGCCGACGGGGCTGACCTTGCAGCCGGCCGCTCCGCGCGCGACGACGACGGCGCGGCATCGGTGCCGGGCCCGCACGGCGAGCCGCGGTCGTCAACCGGTCTCGGTGCGGTGGAGGGCGCCGACGTTGCAGCGCCGACACTTGCCGAGCGGGTCGCTGCGCTCGAACGACGGATCGCCGAACTCGAACGCAAGCTGAACGAGCTCGCTGGTTGAATCGAGGAGGCACGGGGCACGGAAGCTCAGCGGCTGTAGCCGCGCCGTTCGAACTGCGCTCGCGCCTCTTCGACCTCTTCTGGGCTGAGCGGTCGAGGCGTGCCGACGGCGTGAGCGCGCACGAGCAGGTCACAAAGCCATTCGAGTAGGCGCGCGGCTCCAACCGCTTCATCTAACGTCTCGCCGACGGCGACGGCCCCGTGGTTCGCCAGGAGCGCGGCGCGACGGTCGCGCAGGGCCTCGATCGCGACTTCGGCCAGCTCTGGGCTGCCGAACCGCCGGTACGGTGCAACTCGTACCGGCCCGCCGAGCAAGACCATCTCGTAGTGGATGCACGGCAGCTCGCCCTCGAGCGTGCAGGCCACGGCGGTTGCGGAGGGCGAGTGCGTGTGGACGACCGCGCCGACGCTGTGGTGCTCGTAGACAGCGAGGTGGAGTGGAAGCTCGGACGATGGTGCCAGGCGCCCGGCGACGAGTTCGCCCGAGCAATCGACGATCGTCACCTGTCCCGCACGCAGCTCACCCAGGTTCGAGCCGGCCGGGGTGATCGCGATATGGTCGCCGTCGCGAGCGCTGACGTTGCCCTGCGTGCGCGTCACTAACCCCTCGGCCGCGAGTGTCCGCGAGGCGTCGGCGACGGCATGGCGCAGTTCGAGCAGTGGGTCGGCAGGATTTCGGCGCATCGATAGAGAGAGCCCTCGGGACGCTAGCGAAAGCGCCGCAGACGCAACGAGTTCGTGACCACCGAGATGCTCGAGAGTGCCATCGCGATACCGGCGATGGCAGGGTTGAGTAGACCTGCGGCCGCTACCGGCAGCGCGACGAGGTTGTAGGCGAACGCCCACGCGAGGTTCTGACGGATCGTTCGCAGCGCACGGCGCGACAGTGCGATAGCGCGCGGTACGAGGCGCAGGTCGCTACCGACGAGCGTGATGTCCGAAGCCTCAATGGCGACGTCGGTGCCACTGCCGACGGCGATGCCGACATCGGCGCTCGCTAGGGCGGGAGCGTCGTTGATCCCGTCGCCCACCATGGCCACCGCGAAACCGCGCGCGCGCAGTTGCTCGACGATCGCTGCCTTTTCGTGCGGTAGGACCCCGGCGACCACCTCCGAGATCCCGACGCGCTCGGCGACTGCCGAGGCGACACGCTGCTCGTCACCAGTTACGAGCACGGGCTCGATCCCCTGTCGGCGTAGCTCGGCAATCGCTTCCGCTGCTTCTGGCCGTGGCTCGTCGGAGACTGCCAGCACTGCTGCGACGCGACCGTCGACGGCGAGCACGACCGTCGTCCGTCCTTCCCTCGCGGCGCGATCGAGCGCATCTCGCACCGCTGCGGAGAGGTCGATGCCGCGTTGGGCGATCAGAGCGGGACGAGCCACCACGACCTCGTGTCCCGCTACCTCTCCCTCGACGCCGCGACCGGCGTGTGCGCGGAAGCCGCTGACCGTCGGCAACTCTCCGCACCGTTTCGCCGCGGCGGTCACGATCGCGCGCGCGATCGGGTGTTCCGACGCGCGCTCGACAGCGCCCGCCAGTTGCAGGGCGCGTTCAGTATCGAAACCGTCGAAGGTCTCGACTCCGACGAGTGTCATCTCGCCGCGCGTCACGGTGCCGGTCTTGTCGAGAAGTGCGCGGCGAAGCCGACGCGCCCGCTCGAGCACCTCTGGCCCCTTGATGAGGATGCCAAGCTCGGCCCCGCGCCCTGTGGCGGCGACGACGGCTGTCGGCGTCGCCAGCCCGAGCGCACAGGGGCACGCGACGACGAGCACCGCTACGGCCGCAGTGAGTGCGAAGGTGAAGGGCTCACCGACAGCGAGCCAAGACAGCAATGTGGTGGCGCTCAGCGCGAGAACGACCGGTACGAACACCCCGGCGACGCGATCGGCGAGGCGCTCGATGCGCGCCTTGCCGGCTTGCGCGTTTTCCACCAGGCGCGTGATCTGCGCAAGTGTGGTATCGGCCCCGACGCGTGTAGCACGCACTACTAGCCGGCCGTCGGTGGCGATTGCGCCACCGACTACCTCGTCGCCGGGACCGACAGCGACCGGCAGCGATTCTCCGGTGACCAGCGCGAGATCGAGCGCTGCTTGGCCGCTCGCTACTACGCCGTCGGTGGCGACGCGTTCACCGGGCCGAACGACGAACAGCTGGCCGACAGCGAGCTCCGCCGCGGGGATGCGAAGCTCGCGGCCGTCGTCGGTTAGCAGCGTGGCCTCGGACGGGGCCAGTTCGAGGAGTTTGCGCACCGCGCTGCCGGCGGCCCGCCGAGCCCGCGTTTCTATCCACCTTCCGGCCAGCGTGGCGGCAGCGACGGCAGCAGCGATCTCGAAGTACACCTCCTCGCCACCCGCTGATCGCCGAGGCACGAGCGTGAACTGCATGTGCGTATCGGGGTCGCCGGCTTCCCCGAAGAGAAGCGCCGCGACTGAATAGGTCCACGCCGCGGCGACACCCAGCGTGATCAGTGTGTCCATGTTGACCGCGCGGTGACGAGCCGCGCGCAGCGCCGCCCTATGGATCGGCCATGCTGCCCACCACACCACGGGTGTCGCGAGGGCGAAGGCAACCCACTGCCAATAGCGGAACTGCAGAGCTGGCACCATCGAGACCAAAACGACGGGCGCCGTCAGTGCCAGCGCTACCTTGGCGCGTTTGCCCAGATTGGCGTCGGCGGCGTGGTGATGGGCGTGGTCGTGGTGTTCGGCGGACGCGCGTTGCGCCTCCGGTGCGTGCAGCTCGTATCGTGTGGCGGGCGCAGCCGCCCGCTGCGATCGAGCGGGAGTTCGCGCGTCGTAGCCCACTGATCTGACCGCTTCGACGAGTTTCGCTGCTGCTTGTGGGCTAGCGGCGTCGGTGAGCTCGATGTGCGCCTTGTTTGTTGCGAGGTTGACCCGGGCTTTCCGCACGCCCTCGACCGCAGCGAGCGCGCTTTCCACGCGTTTCACGCACGAGGCGCAGTGCAAGCCTTCCAGCTCGAGATCGATGGTGCCCGGCTGCGTCCCCGCGGCGTGCTCGCTAGTACCCATAGGGGGTATGCTAGCGCTAATGAGTGCACCCGGTTACAGCGAGGACAAGGAAAGAGTCCTCAAGCGCCTTCGCCGCATCGAAGGGCAGGTG
This genomic window contains:
- a CDS encoding class II aldolase/adducin family protein is translated as MRRNPADPLLELRHAVADASRTLAAEGLVTRTQGNVSARDGDHIAITPAGSNLGELRAGQVTIVDCSGELVAGRLAPSSELPLHLAVYEHHSVGAVVHTHSPSATAVACTLEGELPCIHYEMVLLGGPVRVAPYRRFGSPELAEVAIEALRDRRAALLANHGAVAVGETLDEAVGAARLLEWLCDLLVRAHAVGTPRPLSPEEVEEARAQFERRGYSR
- a CDS encoding heavy metal translocating P-type ATPase — encoded protein: MGTSEHAAGTQPGTIDLELEGLHCASCVKRVESALAAVEGVRKARVNLATNKAHIELTDAASPQAAAKLVEAVRSVGYDARTPARSQRAAAPATRYELHAPEAQRASAEHHDHAHHHAADANLGKRAKVALALTAPVVLVSMVPALQFRYWQWVAFALATPVVWWAAWPIHRAALRAARHRAVNMDTLITLGVAAAWTYSVAALLFGEAGDPDTHMQFTLVPRRSAGGEEVYFEIAAAVAAATLAGRWIETRARRAAGSAVRKLLELAPSEATLLTDDGRELRIPAAELAVGQLFVVRPGERVATDGVVASGQAALDLALVTGESLPVAVGPGDEVVGGAIATDGRLVVRATRVGADTTLAQITRLVENAQAGKARIERLADRVAGVFVPVVLALSATTLLSWLAVGEPFTFALTAAVAVLVVACPCALGLATPTAVVAATGRGAELGILIKGPEVLERARRLRRALLDKTGTVTRGEMTLVGVETFDGFDTERALQLAGAVERASEHPIARAIVTAAAKRCGELPTVSGFRAHAGRGVEGEVAGHEVVVARPALIAQRGIDLSAAVRDALDRAAREGRTTVVLAVDGRVAAVLAVSDEPRPEAAEAIAELRRQGIEPVLVTGDEQRVASAVAERVGISEVVAGVLPHEKAAIVEQLRARGFAVAMVGDGINDAPALASADVGIAVGSGTDVAIEASDITLVGSDLRLVPRAIALSRRALRTIRQNLAWAFAYNLVALPVAAAGLLNPAIAGIAMALSSISVVTNSLRLRRFR